A genome region from Hydrogenoanaerobacterium saccharovorans includes the following:
- the argJ gene encoding bifunctional glutamate N-acetyltransferase/amino-acid acetyltransferase ArgJ codes for MNIQPIGGGVCAPQGFAAGGIHCGIRKNKTKRDLALIYSKTPCAVACTYTQNKVKGAPITVTMQNVADDTAKAIICNSGNANTCNANGIEIATQMCELTGKALGIAPADVVVASTGVIGQPLSIEPIAQGMQQLVQSLSTQGSSDACEGIMTTDTFKKEFAISFTVDGVPCKMGAIAKGSGMIHPNMATMLAFVTTDVAIVPALLQKAVWSVVSDTFNMVSVDGDTSTNDMFTCLANGEANNPVISSADSTAYQEFCAALYHICTLVSKNIAKDGEGATKLLECTVTGASDKAIAKKVAKSVICSSLFKAAMFGSDANWGRVLCAIGYTDAEFDITKVDVSFASQAGSIAVCKNGAGMEFSEDKAKQILTQDTIQITIDMNDGAGSATAWGCDLTYDYVKINGDYRT; via the coding sequence ATGAACATTCAACCAATCGGCGGCGGAGTTTGTGCCCCGCAGGGTTTTGCGGCGGGCGGCATCCACTGCGGTATTCGTAAAAATAAAACCAAGCGCGACCTTGCGCTGATTTACAGCAAAACTCCTTGTGCGGTTGCCTGTACCTATACACAAAACAAGGTAAAAGGTGCACCCATTACTGTTACCATGCAAAACGTGGCAGACGACACGGCAAAAGCCATCATCTGCAACAGCGGCAATGCCAACACCTGCAACGCCAACGGCATAGAGATTGCCACCCAAATGTGCGAGCTTACCGGCAAAGCACTGGGGATTGCCCCTGCTGATGTGGTCGTGGCATCCACCGGCGTGATTGGTCAGCCTCTCTCTATCGAACCGATTGCACAGGGGATGCAGCAACTGGTACAGTCGCTTTCAACACAGGGCAGCAGTGATGCGTGCGAAGGCATTATGACAACCGATACCTTCAAAAAAGAATTTGCCATCAGCTTTACCGTGGATGGCGTGCCTTGTAAGATGGGTGCGATTGCAAAAGGCAGCGGGATGATCCACCCCAACATGGCAACCATGCTTGCGTTTGTTACAACCGATGTTGCAATCGTCCCCGCACTGCTGCAAAAAGCGGTATGGAGTGTGGTGAGCGACACCTTTAATATGGTGAGTGTGGACGGTGATACCTCCACCAACGATATGTTTACCTGCCTTGCCAACGGTGAGGCGAACAACCCTGTTATCAGCAGTGCGGACAGCACCGCTTACCAAGAGTTTTGCGCGGCGCTTTATCATATCTGCACACTGGTTTCAAAAAACATTGCCAAAGACGGCGAGGGCGCAACCAAGCTGCTAGAATGCACGGTGACAGGTGCATCCGATAAGGCAATTGCCAAAAAAGTGGCAAAATCGGTGATATGCAGCAGCTTGTTTAAAGCCGCCATGTTTGGCTCAGATGCCAACTGGGGGCGCGTACTGTGCGCCATCGGCTACACCGATGCAGAGTTTGACATTACCAAAGTGGATGTAAGCTTTGCCTCACAGGCGGGCAGCATCGCCGTATGCAAAAACGGCGCAGGCATGGAGTTCAGCGAGGATAAAGCAAAACAAATCCTCACCCAAGACACCATCCAAATTACTATTGATATGAACGACGGTGCAGGCAGCGCCACCGCATGGGGCTGTGACCTTACCTATGATTATGTAAAAATTAACGGCGACTACCGCACCTAA